The Paraburkholderia sp. PREW-6R genomic interval GTCACACCGGGTCAGTATGTCATGCTGGCCGTGACGGACACCGGCACCGGCATGTCGGCGGAAGTCCGGGAGCGGGTGTTCGAACCTTTCTTTACGACGAAGCCCGAGGGCCAGGGGACGGGCCTCGGGTTGAGCATGGTCTACGGCTTCGTCAAGCAATCCGGCGGTCACGTAAAGGTCTACAGCGAGGAAGGTCACGGCACGACAATCCGCATCTATCTGCCGCGTGAGCGGCAGGAAGAAGATCTCGAAACGAACGTCGATCCCGGGCCGGCCAAAGGCGGCACGGAAACCATTCTGGCCGTCGAGGACGACGAAGAAGTGCGCACGACCGTGGTCGAACTGCTGGCCGACCTCGGCTATCGCGTGTTGAAGGCGAAAGACGCGCAGAGTGCGTTGGCGATCATCGAGAGCGGTGTGCCGATCGACCTGCTGTTCACCGACGTCGTCATGCCCGGCCCGCTGCGCAGCACCGAGCTGGCACGCAAGGCGCGTGAGCGTCTGCCGTCCATCGCCGTGCTGTTCACGTCGGGCTATACGGATAACGCCATCGTGCACGCCGGGCGGCTCGACGAAGGCATCGAACTGCTCAGCAAGCCCTATACGCACGAAGCGTTGGCCCGCAAGGTGCGCTACGTGTTGCAGACGCAGAATCCGCAAGCGGAGCAGATCGCGTCGCTCGAACCGCATCAGCTTGAAATCGAGCCGCCCGCTACGTCATCGAGCGGCGACACGTTCGCCAATACGTCCTCGCGCATTCTTCTGGTGGAAGACGACGAGCTGATACGCGAGAGCACCGCCGAGCTGCTGCGCACTTTCGACTTCGACATCTTGGAGGCCGAAGGCGAGCATGACGCGAGGCGCCTGCTCAGCGAACACGCGATCAGCGTGATGTTGACCGACGTGGGGCTTGCAGGCAAATCGGGCGTGGATCTGGCAATGGAAGTGTGCGCGTCGCGGCCGGATCTGCGCGTGATCTTTCTGACCGGCTACGATCTTGTGCTGACGCCGGAGCAACGCAAGGTGTTGCCGCATGCGATGCTGCTGCGCAAGCCTTACGATCCGCTCGATCTGATCGACGCGCTGAAGACGCCGCTCGGCTGATCGATCGGTCATCGGGTCGGCGAGCCGGCGCCTCGGCCGGGGTCAAAATCAGGTCATAGCCCCGATGCGAGGCCGCCAGCGCAACACTGACGGCTCGCGCTAGAATCTTTGCAGATCGGATAGCCCTATCCTGCCGTTTCTTCCGGATTCCGCCAATGACCACAGCCGCCAATCAGGTCGACGCCGCACTCGTGACGCGGCGCGCGATCCGCGCGTTTCTGCCCACACCGGTTCCGCGCACTGAAATCGAAGCGATACTCGAAGCAGCCAGCCGCGCGCCGTCGGGCACCAACACGCAGCCGTGGCGGGTCTATGTGGTCACCGGTGACTCGCTCGCGCGCCTTTCGCAAGCCCTCGTTGCGGCCTACGATCACCCGCAGCGCGACGCGTTGTACCAGCAGGAGTATCCGTACTACCCGGAACGTTGGGTGTCGCCTTACATCGACCGTCGCCGCAAGATCGGCTGGGATCTGTACGGGTTGCTCGGCATCGAAAAGGGCGACAAGGCGCGCATGCACGAGCAGCATGCGCAGAACTACCGCTTTTTCGGCGCGCCCGTGGGTCTGTTCTTCACGATCGACCGCACGCTCGAACTGGGCAGCTGGCTCGACTACGGCATGTTTTTGCAGGCAATCATGACGGCGGCGCGCGGGCGGGGTCTCGACACATGCCCGCAGGTGGCGTTCACGCAGTTTCATCGCGTGATTGCGCAGCATCTGGACTTCTCCGCCGATGAACGACTGGTGTGCGGGATGTCGCTCGGTTTCGCCGACACCCAGGCCGTTGTCAATACGTTGCGCACCGAGCGCGAACCGGTCCAGGCATTCACCCGGTTTTTTGACTGAACCGGCTACGCCTCGTCTGTTGCGACGGGCGAGTGTCCTCTCTTCCAATCCGACCACAATGACAACATTTCGCCGCCATTATCTGCTGATGAGCGTGGGCGTGGGCTCATCGCTCGTACTGTCCCGCGTCGCATGTGCGGAAACCAACTCACTCAATGAAGCCGACCCCAAAGCGCAGGCGGTGGGTTACAAGGAAGACGCGGCCAGGGTGGACAAGGCAAAATTCCCGGGGTATTCAGCCGGCCAAACCTGCGCCAACTGCTCGCTGTTTCAGGGGAAGGCCACCGATGCCTACGGCGGTTGCACCCTGTTCGGCGACAAGCAGGTCGCCGCGCGCGGCTGGTGCAACTCGTACTCCAATATGTAAGCCTTTTGCAGCTCGCATTTTCCGCCAGCACGCGAGTCGGAGCGGGTTACATCGGCGCCTTGAGCACCAGTTCGTGTGAACGGCCGATCCACAGCGCCGCGTCACGATGGTCGCGCAGTGCGTCGCCGGTATTCGGGTGCACGAAGATATCGAGCGCGCCGTGATTGAGCGTTAGCCAACCGATGAGTTCGCCGAACTGGGCGGGCTCGAAGGCGAGCTGATACGACCACTTGGGATGTGGGCCGACCGGCTTTTCGTGAAACCGGCCCAGTTGCAGCCTGCCGTTCCAGTGCGAGTCGATCTGTTCGCGGAAAGCCCAGGCGGCATCCCGGCTGTCTGCGTCGAAATAGATATGGGCGTGCCAGCTCTCGATGGCGGAGGTGTCGCGGAGGGTCATGGGGTGTCGGTAGCGTAGCTGTCTTTTTACGACATTCATTCTGCTTCAATTTCCGCCGACGCGCGCGGCGTACGCGGCGTGTGAAACTCTTTGCCAAGCTGTCGAAATTTTTGCTCTGGCGCTAACTGCGCGTTTGGCTTTGTCTATGGCACGGCGCAACGGGACGGCAGCAGCTGCCTGTAGCCGCAACATCGTGAGAAGCGCGATTTGCGCAAAGCCGCAGCGTATGCAGCGCCGGCCGCCACTCAATTCTGATGGCGAAGCGCCGTGTTCTGCGCGCGACGCCGCGGACGGCTAGTAAGAATTGTCGTGAATTGTCGCGTTAGAAGCGCGTTTTTACCACGCCGCTTTGGTGCTGACTTGTGATCCGCCCGCTGAATGCATTCAGTGAATACCTGGCGGAAGCGCGCGTCGGCATCACCTGATGCGTTGCGAGGGAACGAACGTCGCGTGCGGCCTGAGTTTTGAGCGTAGACCCGCCACGGCCTGTCGCGCTCCCGGCGTCACTGCACAGTGCAGACTCGGCATTTTTGTTCGTTGGCATGCGCTTTGCTTTGTCTCATCAGCGGCATGCTGATCCGGGCGCATCCGACAGCTTGCGCACGAGACGCCGCGCCTCAGGGGCACGGCGCCATCTGGCAAAAAAACGAAAAATGCTGAACACGAAACCACACAGGGTTACGCACGGCGTAGAAGGCGAAGCGATCTCGCTCATCTTCTACCCCGACACAGGTTGCTTGCGCTTCGCCGACGCGCTCGGATCTTTTCACGAGCTCCGGCCACCGCATTCCTGGATCGCCATTTCGAGCGCTTCGCGCGGCGTGTGCCGCGGAACGCATGCGATGACGGACGTATTAACCACACTGCTGCGTGAGTTTTGCGCAAAGCGTGCCCGCTGGATGAGCGGCCCGCGGCGCCTGTCGGCGCCGGTGCCTGCAACCTTTGGCGGGCCCGTTCATACTCATGCTCATGCGTCCGACGACGCGCCGGTGCATGCGTCGCATCGGCTGCCTGCCGCTCCGTTTGGAGCGCGTTTGCAAGCCTAGCGGAAGCGTTGCGGCGCGATTCGGCAGTCGAAACAGACAGACGGGCGCTGGCCAGTGGATCGATTCAGTTTTTTGCGGTGTCGTTCGTCCAGCATGCGAACGGCTTAGTGAACTTTGCGAGGTGGGCTATGGAGATTATCGAGCTTGAACCCAGCGTCTCGGCGGACGGACGCGCGGTGATTTTCCAGCTTTCGACGCGCGGACGTGACCTCGAATGCGCGGTCACGCGTGAAGCGTTGGAGCAGCATTTCTGGCTGCAACGCGGCGCCGGCGAGGAGCGTGTGCTAAAAACATTTGCCGACGGTCGCAAACGGATCACAGCGGTTGCCGAAAGAAAAATGCTCGCACGGCCGGGTGAAAAAGTTTTGCTGACCATCAGCGATTTTGCGTCGCGCAAGTAATCTTCGAACCGTGTTCCGGTTCACGTTCCGCTGGCGCTCCGTGGCGCTCTTGTGCTCTCGCGCCAGATGTTTTCCGGGCGACGGTGATCATCACCGTCGCTTTCATATGTTCTGAGCGTGCGTGCTTAGCGCTTCTGACCCGCATTGTTCCTCCTCTGCTTCACCACTCGTAGACGCTGAAAGCGAGGTGCGGCGCGCTTCTCCGGCGTGCTCGCATCCACGTCACGTCTGACGAATTCACGCGGCGACGTCGATTCATCGAACTGACCTGCCAATTCCCTTCGCTTCGCAAGATTGCATGTGAATGCGCTCGCATACACTGTTTTCCATGGAGCGACAAATCACCGAGCCCCATCAGCGCGGTCTTCCCCCCGCGTTGGTTTTGAACCGTACCGTTGATGACAGTAGCTCGCGGCCGTCGAGCGCGACAGTGCAGTGAAGCAGTAGAAGTTAGAAGCAGTGCAAAGAAAAGCGCGCGCAGTCGACACATCCAAACGCGCCATTCAGCAGGGGTGGTATCAACGCAGTTGAAGACAAGGACCGGTGGTTAGCAGTGGAGGTAGCAGTAGGAGTAGCAGTAGCAGTACAGGGAGCGATCATTTCTGGCAGTAGCGTTTCAGTAGTAGCGTTTCAGCAGTAGCGTTTCAGCAGTAGCGTTTCGGCAGTAGCGTTTTGGCGGTAGGTTTTTGGCAGTAGCGATTTGGCAGCAGGTTTTTGCAGTAGCAGTTCAGTCACGACACGTTGTGCAGTCAGTGCCAGCAATATCCAGTGGAAGTCGATGTTGTAGTTGCAGTCGTTGTTGAAGTGGAAGTTTTAATTGCGAGAGCTTTGTTCGTTTTGGTGGGTATAGGTCGGCACGCATCCACGCGCGAGCTGACTGTTCCATCCTGTCAGACCCTGTTCCCTCGCGGGAGCAGGGTTTTTTTTCGCCGATGTGTTTCGCGCCGCTTGTATTTCGAGGTATCGGACCGATATGCCCGGGTCGCGTCAGCGACGATAGCGGCGCGCACGTGCGGAAATAAAGCCTGCGTTTCCAACAGGTTTTTTCTGCAGGCCGTAAGATGCTGTTCATCCGCACGACATCAGCCTGTCTTGAAGTCGTGTTGGTTTGTTTAAGGCTGTCTTAATTGTGGCTTGCCAGTATGGCTGTACAGACTCAATGGAGATCTGTCAGGCCGCCGGCGTCAGGCGGCATTAGCCGCCGCGCACGACCGTAGATTTTGCGTGAAACTTTGCGTGAAACGTGCGAACCGGTAGCGGAGCCTAGAGTAAGCGAAGGAGGTTGAAACGTTATGTCCAGTAAATCGCGAGTCCGCAAGCACACCCCTACCGCCATGTCGCCGCTGCTGCGTGCGCTGACGTTCAGTCGCACCGCGCATGAGCCGATCACGTCGGCAATGCTTTTGCAGTGCTATGCCGCTCTTGATGCACTTCGTCACGGCCACGGCTCGCGCGATCTGCACATGACACTGAGCCGGCATCTGTTGGTCTCGCAGGAATTGGCGCGGCTTGGGCTCGGCGAAGAATGGCTAGCCGACATCGAAAGCGCCCACGCCGCGATGGTCGAACTCGACGCGCGCGAGCATGACCACACTGAATGGCGACTCGATGACAGCGAATACGCCCGTCTGCGGACGGCACTCGGGATTCTCGATGCGCAACTGTCCGCCGCGTCGTTAAGCGAGATCGCGAGCGCGGAGGCGAGAATGATCGAAGGTCTGATGCGTTCCGCGAAGGTGCGGGCGATCGCAGATGCCGCAGTGTGAGGCGCGCGGGCCGACACACGATCGCGCAATGAAGCGCGACGAACGAAACAGCGTCCCGATAAATCGCACCCCGGAAAGCTGGACAACGGTCCAACGTCCGGGGTGTTTGTTTGAATGACGCGGTTCTTCGCGATTACGGTTCACGCTGTCGATCGAACTGTGCATCGAACGCCGCAGAACGGAACGCGTGGAAAGTTTGCAGCGCCGCTGGTATCGAATGCGCCGGCGCATCACGAATCGCGCACACAGCGTTATGCGTCAGCCGGATCCTCTTGCGTTCCCTCCGCCGAACCGTTCACGCCGAGCTGTTGCCGCGCCTTTTCCCAATACTCTTCCGAACGTCCGTCAGGACTTCCATCTTTCTCCCAAAGATAGAATGCGAGTGTTCGAATCTGCTCCTCGGTAACGGGCACGTCCATTTTCACTCTCCAGCAGTTAATGGTTTTGAGGATTGAGCACGTATCAGAAAAAGGCCGCAATGATCGCCAAGCTGAAGGACTGCTGGCTTTAATGCACGCGCTCTTGTAATCGCCGATTACGCAAGCGCTGTTCCCGCAAATCCGCAATGAATAATTGCCAAATGCAGTGGGTCGAATTGCACACCTGGACCGGCTCTGGGCATGGGGTCTGCTGATGTTTGAGCGCCACATCTTGACCGTGTTGCTCTCTGTGGCGCGGGTGTTTTTCCTCTACCCAACACAACGCTTTCCAGGAGTTTTTCAAATGAAGGGTTATGCAATTTTTTGCGCGCTCGGCGCCACGGCCGTTTTTTCTTGCAGCGCATTTGCTCAAGACAATTCGCCAAGTGCGACCAAAGGTCTAAACGCGGGCGACAACGTTCAATCGGCACCCACGCACAAGTCTACTCACACCCGAAAGATGAAAGCGCCGAAGGCTGGAACGGCTGGCGCATCCGCGCAGCCGGGCGGCACCACGACGCCGGGTGGACCGAACGCGCCGGTTAGCGCGAGCGGTTCCGGCAGCTGACGCTTCAAACCGACGCCCGGCGACGCAGCGGTCTTTGAGACTGCTGTCGGGTATAGCCTTGTCAACCTCTTCGTGAACGCCTCAGTGGCCGGGCGCCTCGCTTTTCAACGCCGCGCCGGCCTATCGCATGCGTGAACGGCCCGTCAGCGCCGTCATGCCCCTCCCCAACATCACCGATGTGCCTGCATGCCGCCGTTGGTGTCGCCTGAGCGTCGGTGCGTCGATCAGCGTGACATTACGTGTGTCGCAGTCGCCCGCTTTTTAAGCCAGTATCTGAAAGCGCCGAAACGCTGGCTGGCGACAGACGTCCATTTCACGCCATGCTTGAACGCATCTCAAGCGTGCTTTAAAGCCGCTTGAGCACGTCGTATCCGAGATGCAGCAGCTGATGTCATCTTGATCGACGAACGTCCGGAAGGACCGCCTGGTGTCGCCAGCCATCCGTTACGTGCCGTTTGCGGGAGCCTTTCACAGTTGTTAGACTGATTTCCTACAGGCATGCGCGCGTGCATGGGCAGCCGTTCGCAGCGTCGGCACGCCGGGCGGTCATGTCTATGGCGAGATTTCGGAGACCTCATGGCTTACATGCTGCTCATCGTCGAACCTACGAATCAGCGCACCGAGCGCGGTGAGGCCGCGGGGCGCGATGTCTACGACCAGATGTTGCGCTTCGCCGCGGATCTCAGGGAGCGCGGCAAACTCGTCGCGGCTGAGTCTCTGAGTTCCACGGACGACGCCGTGCGCGTCGAGGTGCGTAGCGGTCAGCCCAAATTGCTCGATGGCCCATTCGCCGAAGCGAAGGAAATGGTCGGCGGCTTTTTCCTGCTGAACTGCGATACGCGCGAGGAGGCGGTGGCGATTGCGCAGGCGTGTCCGGCGGCGTCCTGGTGCACCATCGAAGTCCGCAAACTCGGCCCCTGCTTTACCTGATCATTGGCTATGAGATTGCGCTCAGGCGTGGCCGTGAACATCGCAAGGGTTTTCCCTGCGCTTTCGTTTATTCACCTCAGGTGTGTCGATCCGGCGGCGCGTTGTTCGTCGTGTGAATGAGATGCCGGCAAGATGCGCGGCTCTTCACTTCACAACGACAGGAGGTATGCGCGATGCGATTCATGATTCTGGTTAAAGCGACCGCCGCAAGCGAAGCCGGCCATATGCCCGAAGCCTCATTGATTGCCGCGATGGGCGCTTATCACGAAGAACTCGCAAAGGCCGGGGTGCTCCTCGACGCCACCGGTTTGCAGCCGAGTTCGAAGGGCTGGCGCGTACGGTACAGCGGCGGCAAGCGCTCGGTGATCGACGGCCCGTTCGCGCAGACCGGCGAGTTGATCGCCGGCTATACGCTGATCCAGGTGCGCTCGCGCGAAGAGGCAATGGAGTGGGCGCGGCGTTTCCCCGCGCCGTTCGGCGAACATGAAGATGGCGAGATCGAAGTGCGTCAGCTGTTCGAACTCGACGACTTCGAGCCCGGCCCGGAAATCGACCGTTTCCGTGAACTGGAAGCCGGCCGCCGCTGAGCGCAGCGGACCATGACCGTCATGGCCCATGATCCACGGTCCGCTGTCACTTCACATCGCGATTCACGGACTCCATCATGCACATGCAGATCGACGTCAATCTCGCCGTTGACAACTTCGAACGGTCAACGGGCACATCTGGGAAGCTGATCTACATGGACCCGAATGCCAGCCGGGCGGGTTGAGACCGTGTCCATAGAGGCCACCCATCGTGCGATCGAGGCGGTCTGGCGCATCGAGTCCGCCAAGGTCATCGCCCACGTCGCGCGGATGGTGCGTGACGTGGGCCTTGCCGAGGAACTGGCGCAAGACGCACTGGTGGCCGCGCTCGAACATTGGCCCGCGGCGGGCGTGCCCGGCAATCCCGGAGCATGGTTAATGACGACGGCAAAGCATCGCGCGCTCGACCGTCTGCGTCAGGACGCGCTGCACGCACGCAAGCACGAGGAACTGGGCCACGATCTCGACGCCGTCGAGGCGCACCTCGTGCCGGATTTCGTCGATGCGCTCGACGCCGCGCGTGCCGACGACATCGGCGACGACCTGTTGCGGCTCGTGTTCACCGCCTGCCACCCGGTGCTCTCCACGGACGCACGCGTCGCGCTCACGTTGCGCCTGCTCGGCGGCCTCACGACGGATGAGATCGCCCGCGCGTTCCTCGTGCCCGAGCCGACGATTGCACAGCGCATCGTGCGCGCCAAGCGTACGCTCACGGCCGCCCATGTGCCGTTCGAGGTGCCGCGGGCGGACGCGCGGGCGCCACGGCTCGCGTCGGTGCTGCAGGTGATCTATCTGATTTTTAACGAAGGCTATTCGGCCACGACCGGCGACGACTGGATGCGCCCCGCGTTGTGCGAGGAAGCGTTGCGGCTTGGCCGCGTGCTGAGCGGTCTCGTGCCGGACGAAAGCGAGGTGTTCGGGCTCGTCGCGTTGATGGAGATTCAGGCGTCTCGCACGCATGCACGGACCGATGCGCAGGGGCGTCCCGTGCTGTTGTTCGATCAGGACCGTAGCCGCTGGGACCCGCTGTTGATTCGTCGCGGGCTGGCCGCGCTAGCGAGCGCAGAGGCGCTCGGCGGCGCGACGGGTCCGTATGCGGTGCAGGCGGCGCTCGCGGCGTGCCATGCACGCGCCCGTCGCGCGGAAGATACGGATTGGACGCGTATCGTCGCGCTGTATGACGCGCTGGGACGGGTCGCACCGTCGCCGGTGGTGGAATTGAACCGCGCGGTGGCAGTGGGGATGGCGTTCGGACCCGCCGCCGGGCTCGACATCGCCGACGCGCTCGCCGCCGACGCTGCGCTCGCGCATTATCACTGGCTGCCGAGCGTGCGCGGCGATCTGCTGGCGAAGCTTGGCCGGCTCGACGAGGCGCGCGCCGAATTCGAGCGTGCGGCGAATATGACGCGCAATGCGCGCGAGCGCGAATTACTGCTCGAACGCGCGCGCGGTCTCACACGTTAGGTGTAGGTGCGTCGGCAACGCCGGCGACGCAGAAGGCCGGTAGCCTGCAAGTCATCGAGCCAGCGGATCAACCTGCGCTGTTCCATTTCGCGCGACATGCAGCAGCGCGCGCTGCCCCAGGTGAACAACGCAGACCGCTTGACCGGTCACGCCGAGAAGAACGCGAGCGCACCCATGATCACGCCCGCTGCCGCGACGCCGAAAGACAGGTTGCGCAGCCAGTTCTTGCGTGTGAGCAGCGTAATCGCGCACAGCGCAATTGCCACCTGAATCAGCGTGGTCGCCTGCGCCCAACGGTGATGCCCATGCAGCAGCGCTTCGCTCTTCGCGTCGTTTTCGATGACTTCTTTTTCAATCGCTTCGGCCTTCGCGCGGATCGGTTCTTTCTGCTGCGTGTACTTGGCGACGTCGGCGACGAATTTTGCGTGCGCGTCGGTATTGTTCGTGGACAATGCCGCGCCGAGTTCGGCGAGATTTTCCTTCTCGCCTTTCGCCTGATAGTAGTTCCACTGATTCGACGCTTCGGTCTTCCTGATCGCAGCTTCGTTCTTGTAGTACAGCGCGAGGTTTTCGCTGTTGCCGCTCTGATAGGCGCACAGTGCGCCGATCGTCGCGAGGATCGCCGTCATCACGGCCATGCGGCTCGCGAACGGGTCGTCGTCGTGATGACCCGCGTGTTCAACTGCGTGGTCGTGCGGACCATGCACTTCGTATTCTTCCGACATCTGATTCTCCGAGGCAAAACTTTTCTTGTGGCCGACCGGCGGCACGCACGGCGCTGGCGGCCCCAATCTTAGCGTGTGACGCCGGTCGGCGGAAAAGGTGCCTCACACTGGCGCGACAACGCCGGCGCTTCGTTCGTCAATGTCGTCCGTCGCCCCTCAGTGAATGCCGGAGGCGAGCCACGTCCTTACGAACGGGATCACGTGTTCTCCAGCGAGCATGCCCAGCAGGCCGACTAGCGCGATTATCGGCGGCGCGGGCGACTTCACCTCCAGCACGCTATAGAGCAGGCCGACCACCACGCCGACGGCCAGAGATACCAGATACGCTTTCATCATGCCTGTCTCCTCGAAGGCGAGCCGATTACGGCGGCTGTCACATGTTGATCACGACGCGGCCGCGCGTGCCCGCGGCGACCGCTTCGAATGCTTCGCGCGCGCGGTCGAGCGGAAATTGCTGCGCGATGGACGGCGCCTGCAACTTGCCGCTTTCGAAGCCTTCCACCAGCGCGGTCATCAACGGCGCCGATTCCGCAACGCCGAGTTTGGCGCTGTCCACGCCGAGCAACTGGGTCTCGTTGTGATAGAAGTCGATCAGATCGAATTCGACGCGGCGCTTGCCGGTCGCACTGATTTCGAGCACGCGGCCGCGTCGCCTGACGAGGCTCAGTGCCGTTTCGAATGCCACGCCGCCCACCGTGTCGTAGACCACGTCGACCCCACTGCCGCCGGTCAGCGCGCGTACGGCGCTCGTGACGGAGTCGTCGAACGGAACATATTCGTCGCTCAGGCGGCCCGCTGGCGCATCGGCGGACAGCGGGTGGCGATCCACCGCGATCACCCGTGCGCCACGCGCTTTCGCGATCTGCACCACCGCGCCGCCGACACCGCCGCCGGCTCCAATTACCGCGATGGTTTCACCTGCCTGCAGTTGCGCGTAGTCGACCGTGCCGAGCCAGGCGACCACGAAGTTCACGCCGATCGCCGACGCTTCGGCGTGGCTCAGCGTTGTCGGCTTGCGTGAAAGGGCGGCGAGCGGAATGCTAAGGTACTCGGCGTGCGTGCCGTCACGTGTAAAGCCGATGTCGCCGCCCGTGCCCCAGACCTCCGCCCCGAGCCATTCCTGCGGGCCCTCCGCGACGACACCACTGAAGTCACGTCCCGGCACGCGCGGCAGCACGGTGTGATCGAAGTGGCCCGACACGTTTTTCACGTCGCTCGGGTTGACCGAGGCCGCCTTCACCTGGACGACGGCGTTGTGCGCATCGGCTCGCGGCGTGGGCAGATCGACGAGCTCGAGCACGTCCGGTTGGCCGAACGATTTGAACTGGATCGCTTTCATGGTGGGTGATTCCTGTCGGATGAGGGTGGCTTCGTGCAGCGAATACGGACAATCTAAGTGACCGGTGTGGACCAGTCAGGACAAGGGCTTTCGAATTTCGGACAAAAGGCGGATTGAGGATGCTGACAGCCATGATGTCGGTCGGCGTCCGCCGGGATTGTGCAGCCGTCTCAGTTCGTGCCGGGTGAAGCCGCAGCCGGCACCGCAGCCGGAGCCGGCGCTCCAGCCGAGCCCGCGTCGCTCAGCGTCCCCGCCGGATCGAAGCCGGTTGGCGGCGCGCCTAGCTCTCGCCGGAACATGTCGCTGAAGCTGCTCGGCTGGAATCCGAGCGACCGCGCGATGCTGCTGACCGTGCGCCCCTCCGCGAGCCCGGAGACGGCCACCGCCAGTTGTACCTGCCGCCGCCATTCGGCGAACCCTAGTCCCAATTCGCGCGTGAAAAGGCGTGCAAGTGTGCGCACGCTTGCGCCGACGGAAGCGGCGTGTTGCTCGAAGCTGATTGCGATCGATGGATTGTCGATCACCGCGCGGCACAGCGCGTCGAGCCGCCGGTCTGAAGCGTCGGGTAGTGGAATGCGCAACGACGAGCGCGGTGCGTGGCCCAGTTCGAGCATGGCGAGCCGGTACGCGGCTTCGAGGTACGCCGGATCGCGGGCATTCGTGCGCTCGTATTGCGCAATCGAAGTGATCAGTTCGCGCAGCAGGCCATTTACTTCGAACACGTCGCTGCGACGGCTCAGATGACCGGCATTGCGTTCGTGCAGATACAGGTTGCGCATCTC includes:
- a CDS encoding nitroreductase yields the protein MTTAANQVDAALVTRRAIRAFLPTPVPRTEIEAILEAASRAPSGTNTQPWRVYVVTGDSLARLSQALVAAYDHPQRDALYQQEYPYYPERWVSPYIDRRRKIGWDLYGLLGIEKGDKARMHEQHAQNYRFFGAPVGLFFTIDRTLELGSWLDYGMFLQAIMTAARGRGLDTCPQVAFTQFHRVIAQHLDFSADERLVCGMSLGFADTQAVVNTLRTEREPVQAFTRFFD
- a CDS encoding high-potential iron-sulfur protein, whose translation is MTTFRRHYLLMSVGVGSSLVLSRVACAETNSLNEADPKAQAVGYKEDAARVDKAKFPGYSAGQTCANCSLFQGKATDAYGGCTLFGDKQVAARGWCNSYSNM
- a CDS encoding DOPA 4,5-dioxygenase family protein, encoding MTLRDTSAIESWHAHIYFDADSRDAAWAFREQIDSHWNGRLQLGRFHEKPVGPHPKWSYQLAFEPAQFGELIGWLTLNHGALDIFVHPNTGDALRDHRDAALWIGRSHELVLKAPM
- a CDS encoding DUF1488 domain-containing protein: MEIIELEPSVSADGRAVIFQLSTRGRDLECAVTREALEQHFWLQRGAGEERVLKTFADGRKRITAVAERKMLARPGEKVLLTISDFASRK
- a CDS encoding DUF2934 domain-containing protein codes for the protein MDVPVTEEQIRTLAFYLWEKDGSPDGRSEEYWEKARQQLGVNGSAEGTQEDPADA
- a CDS encoding YciI family protein, with the protein product MAYMLLIVEPTNQRTERGEAAGRDVYDQMLRFAADLRERGKLVAAESLSSTDDAVRVEVRSGQPKLLDGPFAEAKEMVGGFFLLNCDTREEAVAIAQACPAASWCTIEVRKLGPCFT
- a CDS encoding YciI family protein, with amino-acid sequence MRFMILVKATAASEAGHMPEASLIAAMGAYHEELAKAGVLLDATGLQPSSKGWRVRYSGGKRSVIDGPFAQTGELIAGYTLIQVRSREEAMEWARRFPAPFGEHEDGEIEVRQLFELDDFEPGPEIDRFRELEAGRR
- a CDS encoding RNA polymerase sigma factor; the protein is MSIEATHRAIEAVWRIESAKVIAHVARMVRDVGLAEELAQDALVAALEHWPAAGVPGNPGAWLMTTAKHRALDRLRQDALHARKHEELGHDLDAVEAHLVPDFVDALDAARADDIGDDLLRLVFTACHPVLSTDARVALTLRLLGGLTTDEIARAFLVPEPTIAQRIVRAKRTLTAAHVPFEVPRADARAPRLASVLQVIYLIFNEGYSATTGDDWMRPALCEEALRLGRVLSGLVPDESEVFGLVALMEIQASRTHARTDAQGRPVLLFDQDRSRWDPLLIRRGLAALASAEALGGATGPYAVQAALAACHARARRAEDTDWTRIVALYDALGRVAPSPVVELNRAVAVGMAFGPAAGLDIADALAADAALAHYHWLPSVRGDLLAKLGRLDEARAEFERAANMTRNARERELLLERARGLTR
- a CDS encoding DUF4337 domain-containing protein — protein: MSEEYEVHGPHDHAVEHAGHHDDDPFASRMAVMTAILATIGALCAYQSGNSENLALYYKNEAAIRKTEASNQWNYYQAKGEKENLAELGAALSTNNTDAHAKFVADVAKYTQQKEPIRAKAEAIEKEVIENDAKSEALLHGHHRWAQATTLIQVAIALCAITLLTRKNWLRNLSFGVAAAGVIMGALAFFSA
- a CDS encoding DUF1427 family protein — encoded protein: MKAYLVSLAVGVVVGLLYSVLEVKSPAPPIIALVGLLGMLAGEHVIPFVRTWLASGIH
- a CDS encoding zinc-binding alcohol dehydrogenase family protein translates to MKAIQFKSFGQPDVLELVDLPTPRADAHNAVVQVKAASVNPSDVKNVSGHFDHTVLPRVPGRDFSGVVAEGPQEWLGAEVWGTGGDIGFTRDGTHAEYLSIPLAALSRKPTTLSHAEASAIGVNFVVAWLGTVDYAQLQAGETIAVIGAGGGVGGAVVQIAKARGARVIAVDRHPLSADAPAGRLSDEYVPFDDSVTSAVRALTGGSGVDVVYDTVGGVAFETALSLVRRRGRVLEISATGKRRVEFDLIDFYHNETQLLGVDSAKLGVAESAPLMTALVEGFESGKLQAPSIAQQFPLDRAREAFEAVAAGTRGRVVINM
- a CDS encoding helix-turn-helix transcriptional regulator codes for the protein MPKARPPELHDDANARSLARHYPRGLRIDAHSHTWAQVLYAVSGVMWVEVGREALVVPPQRAVWLPAGTLHSIHMMSDVEMRNLYLHERNAGHLSRRSDVFEVNGLLRELITSIAQYERTNARDPAYLEAAYRLAMLELGHAPRSSLRIPLPDASDRRLDALCRAVIDNPSIAISFEQHAASVGASVRTLARLFTRELGLGFAEWRRQVQLAVAVSGLAEGRTVSSIARSLGFQPSSFSDMFRRELGAPPTGFDPAGTLSDAGSAGAPAPAAVPAAASPGTN